From the genome of Pelobacter propionicus DSM 2379, one region includes:
- a CDS encoding DUF1788 domain-containing protein: protein MNEALKERLNKILDRITSPEFLSNAGLGNEIGFYIFDYPSEAELEVRQHVEFVMDKASKRKPELRIAHVNLFQLLVDYLKERGLLEKALAMQKDKGDEAMFKALRGPLHEEKIAKEFAKAAQPESHDFVFMTGVGNAYPLLRSHTLLNNLHPLMGGTPLVVFYPGSYDGQGLSLFGKMKDNNYYRAFRLVV, encoded by the coding sequence ATGAATGAAGCTCTGAAAGAACGACTCAATAAGATTCTTGATCGGATAACCTCACCCGAATTTCTGAGCAATGCAGGGCTTGGCAATGAAATCGGTTTCTACATCTTTGATTATCCATCTGAAGCGGAACTTGAAGTTCGCCAGCACGTCGAGTTTGTCATGGACAAGGCATCAAAGCGGAAGCCTGAATTGCGAATCGCCCATGTGAATTTGTTTCAGCTTCTGGTGGATTACCTGAAAGAACGCGGACTTCTTGAAAAGGCCCTCGCCATGCAGAAGGACAAGGGTGACGAGGCTATGTTCAAGGCTCTGAGAGGACCGCTGCATGAGGAAAAAATCGCCAAGGAATTTGCCAAGGCAGCGCAGCCCGAAAGCCATGATTTCGTCTTCATGACCGGTGTGGGCAATGCCTATCCGCTGCTTCGCTCCCATACGTTGCTGAATAACCTGCATCCGCTCATGGGAGGAACCCCGCTGGTGGTCTTCTATCCCGGATCATATGACGGCCAGGGTTTGAGCCTTTTCGGTAAGATGAAAGACAACAATTATTATCGGGCCTTCCGGCTCGTCGTGTGA
- a CDS encoding DUF1819 family protein, translating into MNVAQQLYNAEITAGSLLLKESRAIAQLLLQSADETAWRQAIAIDNILQKTSPASAKRMSSLIRKRLELMPRELWSMIADGTTEVAIQSLMAAAIKHSRLLGDFMLKVLQRHYREFNPKILSREWDSFLAECAHIDPAVASWSQSTRKKVGQVAYRILSEAGYLDNTRSLKLQPVLIAPEVSKFLNSHDEKYILKCMEIAHE; encoded by the coding sequence TTGAATGTAGCACAGCAATTATATAATGCCGAGATAACCGCGGGCTCTCTCCTGCTGAAGGAGAGCCGTGCTATCGCGCAACTACTTTTACAGAGCGCGGATGAAACAGCATGGCGGCAAGCCATCGCAATTGATAACATTCTTCAAAAGACCTCACCAGCCAGTGCCAAACGGATGTCGTCCTTAATCAGGAAGCGCCTGGAATTGATGCCCCGAGAGCTATGGAGCATGATAGCGGATGGCACAACCGAAGTGGCAATTCAGTCCCTTATGGCAGCAGCCATCAAGCACAGTCGTTTGCTTGGAGACTTCATGCTCAAGGTCTTGCAGCGACATTATCGAGAGTTCAACCCTAAGATCCTTTCGAGGGAATGGGATTCATTTCTGGCCGAATGCGCTCATATCGACCCGGCAGTTGCGTCCTGGAGCCAAAGCACCAGGAAAAAGGTCGGTCAGGTCGCCTACCGGATTCTGTCCGAAGCCGGATATCTCGATAACACCCGTTCCTTGAAGCTCCAGCCAGTCCTGATTGCTCCGGAAGTCAGCAAGTTCCTGAATAGCCACGATGAGAAATATATCCTGAAATGCATGGAAATCGCCCATGAATGA
- a CDS encoding type II toxin -antitoxin system TacA 1-like antitoxin, with protein MAQLKSTNLNLRIAPEVREALRKAAELDHRSISNMVEYLIVQHCQRNEIPINKQKNDTKQDDSPSSANISLVPE; from the coding sequence ATGGCACAACTTAAGTCAACCAACCTCAACCTCAGAATCGCTCCTGAAGTGCGTGAAGCCCTGCGGAAAGCAGCGGAACTTGACCATCGCAGCATCAGTAACATGGTTGAATATCTGATTGTCCAGCACTGCCAACGGAACGAAATACCCATCAACAAACAAAAAAATGATACCAAGCAAGACGACTCGCCGAGCAGCGCCAACATCTCATTAGTTCCGGAGTAA
- a CDS encoding DUF6915 family protein: MPKLDEHCRESQKTFGKDFAEVHTWLDEFAGTPEYGFRHRRKRHHEAGIRKTIEIFGEVVAPVARQHIVSDLKQEGWTEKDHFPRDEADYVKMGLF, from the coding sequence ATGCCCAAGCTTGATGAGCATTGTAGAGAGTCACAGAAAACTTTTGGCAAGGATTTTGCTGAAGTTCATACATGGCTGGATGAATTTGCCGGTACTCCTGAATACGGTTTCCGTCACCGCAGAAAGAGACATCACGAAGCTGGCATCCGGAAAACAATAGAAATATTTGGTGAGGTTGTGGCCCCTGTGGCTCGACAACATATCGTATCTGATTTGAAGCAAGAGGGTTGGACTGAGAAGGACCACTTCCCACGGGACGAGGCGGACTATGTTAAGATGGGATTATTCTGA
- a CDS encoding prepilin-type N-terminal cleavage/methylation domain-containing protein, which translates to MKNENGFTAAEVVIVLAMVAFFSIVIALIYVAYHFISKYW; encoded by the coding sequence ATGAAAAATGAAAATGGATTCACAGCTGCTGAAGTAGTGATAGTTCTTGCAATGGTGGCTTTTTTTTCAATAGTGATCGCATTGATTTATGTGGCTTACCACTTTATTTCTAAATATTGGTGA
- a CDS encoding DUF3631 domain-containing protein translates to MNPYVDRFFDCMNKLGDSPAKKDIFKNGQLQSYDVNGERRWYILDIEEPAVGLYGSYDGSVYRRWAPKRKDDQEEAIYKKKLKEMKDQIKEALASAQISNTNIAPETIDLTDVGLTDEFSVNNVDSDITRLATMPPLDYEHVRKDEASRLNVRMSILDKEVAKQRKFINKAKFLGPRLLNDIYHIFKGSYEDRIRSEDLINSLCVRNKLWATYNQGEQINFKQISDILKLYGIQSKEIRFGDKTYKGYTRELFADAFSSPCHSEIKQEKS, encoded by the coding sequence ATGAATCCATATGTTGATAGATTTTTTGACTGCATGAACAAACTTGGTGATTCGCCAGCAAAAAAAGATATTTTCAAAAATGGGCAATTGCAAAGTTATGATGTGAACGGGGAACGTCGTTGGTATATCCTCGATATAGAAGAGCCGGCAGTTGGGCTTTACGGCAGCTATGATGGTAGCGTCTACAGAAGATGGGCACCCAAAAGAAAAGATGACCAGGAAGAGGCTATTTACAAAAAAAAGTTAAAAGAAATGAAGGACCAAATAAAGGAGGCATTAGCTAGTGCCCAGATTAGTAACACAAACATTGCCCCTGAAACAATAGACCTGACAGATGTTGGACTGACCGATGAATTCTCTGTAAACAACGTAGACAGCGATATTACGCGTCTTGCCACTATGCCACCCCTTGACTATGAACATGTTAGAAAAGATGAAGCCTCACGGTTGAATGTTCGGATGAGTATTCTCGATAAAGAGGTTGCGAAACAAAGGAAGTTTATTAACAAGGCCAAGTTCCTTGGTCCGCGGTTGTTAAATGATATTTACCACATTTTTAAAGGCAGTTATGAGGATCGAATCCGCTCCGAGGATTTAATCAACTCACTTTGCGTGCGCAACAAATTGTGGGCCACCTACAACCAAGGCGAACAGATCAATTTTAAACAGATTTCTGACATCCTGAAATTGTATGGCATTCAAAGTAAGGAAATTCGGTTCGGCGACAAGACATACAAAGGGTATACACGAGAGTTATTTGCCGACGCATTTTCCTCGCCATGTCATTCCGAAATAAAACAAGAGAAATCTTAG
- a CDS encoding helix-turn-helix transcriptional regulator produces the protein MELRLLRLKQVLEIIPVSRSTWLDWVAHSRAPAPIKLGRCSCWRYSEIAEFIAKCEG, from the coding sequence ATGGAACTCCGGTTGTTGCGCTTAAAACAGGTTTTAGAGATTATTCCGGTTTCGAGGAGTACTTGGTTAGATTGGGTTGCCCATTCAAGAGCCCCGGCGCCAATCAAATTGGGTAGATGTAGTTGCTGGAGATATTCAGAAATAGCTGAATTTATTGCTAAATGTGAGGGGTAA
- a CDS encoding tyrosine-type recombinase/integrase, whose translation MPKRIAPLSDLQVRNAKPKEKQVTLFDGGGLYLLITPTGGKLWRLKYSLFGKEKLLALGTYPEISLADARQRREDARKQVANGIDPGEVKKAQKVSSGEGDENSFEVIAREWHGKFLLNKSESYRDKMLSNFERDVFPWIGRVAVKNLKAPELLSALRRIEGRGALETAHRTRSACSQVLRYAVATGRAERDCASDLIGALPPYKKGHRAALTDPKEVAPLLRAIDDYQGTFPVKCALKLAPLLFVRPGELRKAEWSEVDFKATEWRIPGDKMKMKNDHIVPLASQAVEILKELYPLTGHSKFLFPSPRSPLRPMSDNAILSALRRMGFEKDEMSGHGFRAMARTILDEVLHVRPDFIEHQLAHAVRDPNGRAYNRTAHLAERKKMMQAWADYLDDLKTRNGI comes from the coding sequence ATGCCTAAAAGGATTGCGCCGCTTTCGGATCTGCAGGTTCGTAATGCGAAACCGAAAGAAAAGCAGGTCACACTTTTTGACGGTGGTGGACTGTATCTTCTGATTACACCTACCGGCGGAAAACTCTGGAGATTAAAATATAGTCTGTTCGGAAAGGAAAAGTTGCTTGCGCTTGGGACCTACCCAGAGATTTCCCTTGCTGATGCTCGTCAGAGGCGTGAGGACGCTCGTAAACAAGTTGCGAATGGTATTGACCCTGGTGAAGTGAAAAAAGCCCAAAAAGTGTCATCTGGCGAAGGCGATGAAAATAGCTTTGAAGTTATTGCCCGAGAATGGCACGGCAAGTTTTTATTGAACAAGTCCGAGAGTTACCGCGACAAGATGCTGTCGAATTTCGAGCGTGATGTCTTTCCGTGGATAGGTAGGGTTGCTGTAAAGAATTTGAAAGCCCCAGAACTGCTTTCAGCATTACGTCGTATTGAAGGCCGTGGCGCACTGGAAACGGCACACAGGACCCGCTCTGCTTGTAGTCAGGTGCTTCGGTACGCTGTCGCCACCGGAAGGGCTGAGAGGGATTGTGCTTCAGATTTGATCGGCGCTTTGCCACCATACAAAAAAGGGCATCGTGCAGCACTTACCGATCCGAAAGAAGTTGCACCACTTCTGAGGGCTATTGATGATTATCAAGGGACCTTTCCGGTAAAATGCGCTTTGAAGCTTGCTCCGCTTCTTTTCGTCCGTCCTGGCGAACTCCGTAAAGCTGAGTGGTCAGAGGTTGATTTTAAGGCCACTGAGTGGAGGATTCCCGGTGATAAGATGAAGATGAAAAACGATCATATTGTGCCATTGGCTTCTCAGGCTGTTGAAATACTGAAAGAGCTTTATCCGTTAACGGGTCATTCCAAATTTCTTTTTCCTTCCCCTCGCTCACCGCTTCGCCCCATGAGTGATAATGCAATTCTTTCAGCACTAAGGCGTATGGGCTTTGAGAAGGATGAGATGAGCGGCCACGGTTTTAGGGCTATGGCCCGGACAATACTTGATGAAGTACTGCATGTAAGGCCTGACTTTATCGAGCACCAGTTAGCCCACGCGGTTAGAGATCCCAATGGCAGAGCATATAATAGAACGGCACATCTAGCGGAACGAAAGAAGATGATGCAGGCATGGGCAGATTATCTGGATGATTTAAAGACCAGGAATGGCATCTAA
- a CDS encoding MerR family transcriptional regulator → MNEDFSDKLYYKIGEVAQLVGVKASVLRFWESEFEFLRPEKSSTGQRLYTKKEVTLLQEVKRLLYTEKFTIEGVRKRINRHGKIRGEAVSHQDSETGYYGLLKDIKAELLVLKCQLQKGFGA, encoded by the coding sequence ATGAATGAAGACTTCTCCGACAAGCTGTATTACAAGATCGGTGAAGTGGCCCAACTAGTGGGAGTCAAGGCCTCGGTGCTCCGTTTCTGGGAGAGCGAGTTCGAGTTTCTCAGGCCTGAAAAGAGCAGTACCGGCCAGAGGCTCTATACGAAGAAGGAAGTCACCCTCTTGCAGGAGGTGAAACGCCTCCTCTACACGGAAAAATTCACCATCGAGGGTGTCCGGAAAAGAATTAATCGCCATGGGAAGATCCGTGGCGAAGCGGTATCCCACCAGGATTCAGAAACCGGTTATTACGGGCTTCTGAAGGATATCAAAGCAGAACTGCTGGTGCTTAAGTGCCAGTTGCAAAAGGGTTTCGGTGCGTAG
- a CDS encoding integration host factor subunit alpha, which produces MTKADIVERIHQKIGFSKKESAEMVETVFSIIKSTLETGEKIKIAGFGNFVVKQKADRRGRNPQTGETITIAARRILTFKPSQVLKNAINVENAESA; this is translated from the coding sequence ATGACCAAAGCCGACATCGTCGAAAGAATTCACCAAAAAATAGGTTTCTCGAAAAAAGAGTCTGCCGAAATGGTGGAAACGGTTTTCAGCATCATCAAAAGCACGCTGGAAACGGGCGAAAAAATCAAGATTGCCGGTTTCGGTAATTTTGTTGTCAAGCAGAAGGCTGACCGCAGGGGACGCAACCCGCAGACTGGTGAAACCATAACCATCGCAGCACGCCGCATTTTGACGTTCAAGCCAAGCCAAGTGCTGAAGAATGCCATCAACGTAGAAAACGCCGAGAGTGCCTAG
- the pheT gene encoding phenylalanine--tRNA ligase subunit beta: MNVTYNWLKEFVDFDLTPEQLADMLTMLGLEVEGMNTLGSGMDDVVVARVESREQHPNADKLSLCKVNSGSELLDVVCGAQNFAAGDTVALARIGAVLPGEFKIKKSKIRGQESFGMLCSEKELGLAEESSGIMILPPSLELGQPLFQALGLKDTLYEIGLTPNRADCLSAIGIAREIAAKLGTTLTTPSVAIDEGDDSVENRISVTVEDGDLCPRYAARHISGCRIAPSPDWLVKRLSAVGIRSINNVVDVTNLVMMELGQPLHAFDCDQLAGQRIVVRRAAQGELFTTLDGQERTLTCNDLVICDAERPVALAGVMGGLNSEISPETTTVLLESACFKPASIRTTSKRLGLHTESSHRFERGIDVEGVSFALDRAASLIACLAGGTVSKGALDVYPGRVEPVAITLRPERANALIGISLPTEEIVRILTNLRFSVRTLADGNLEVLAPSYRVDIEREIDLVEEIARLNGFDRIPTSMPLARVGSDRPTLHQSLQRSVRDALVSLGLHEIINYSFTDPGAADRLLLSADDPRRTVISLANPLVEEQSVMRTTLLPGLLETVSRNSKFRSLDLRFFEMRRVYLPRAGEEMPQEPIRIAAALTGSREREGWCHGAEAVDFYDAKGIVENILELLHIEGAKWVADTPEPYFHPGKSCSIVVGRERIGALGEIHPAVQEAFDLDRPIYCFELDFEKLVSCCRGKAAITVPSRFPDSTRDMALLVPEEVPADRIIDCVKGVKAREIEQVEIFDVYRGSGIPDGFKSIAIRIRYRSFERTLLDEEIAAIHAKVRDSLVNKVNVSIR, translated from the coding sequence ATGAATGTTACCTATAACTGGCTCAAGGAATTCGTCGACTTTGATCTCACTCCCGAACAGCTGGCTGATATGCTGACCATGCTTGGCCTGGAAGTGGAGGGAATGAACACACTCGGTTCCGGCATGGACGATGTCGTAGTGGCTCGCGTGGAGTCGCGTGAACAGCATCCCAACGCGGACAAGCTCTCCCTCTGCAAGGTGAACAGCGGATCGGAACTGCTGGACGTCGTCTGCGGCGCGCAGAACTTCGCGGCCGGGGACACGGTGGCCCTAGCGCGCATCGGCGCCGTGCTGCCGGGCGAGTTCAAGATAAAGAAATCAAAGATTCGCGGCCAGGAGTCCTTTGGCATGCTCTGCTCGGAAAAGGAGTTGGGGTTGGCCGAGGAGAGCAGCGGCATCATGATCCTCCCCCCCTCCCTTGAGCTGGGACAGCCGCTCTTCCAGGCCTTGGGGCTGAAGGATACGCTCTATGAGATCGGTCTGACCCCCAACCGTGCCGACTGTCTGAGTGCCATCGGCATTGCCCGTGAGATCGCCGCTAAGCTGGGTACCACACTCACCACCCCGTCGGTCGCCATCGACGAGGGCGATGACTCGGTGGAGAACAGGATTAGCGTAACCGTGGAAGATGGCGACCTCTGTCCGCGCTATGCCGCCCGCCACATCTCCGGCTGCCGCATCGCCCCCTCGCCGGATTGGCTGGTCAAGCGCCTCAGCGCTGTCGGAATCCGCTCAATTAACAACGTGGTGGATGTGACCAATCTGGTGATGATGGAGTTGGGCCAGCCGCTGCATGCCTTCGACTGCGACCAGTTGGCCGGCCAGCGCATCGTTGTTCGCCGCGCCGCCCAAGGAGAGCTATTCACCACCCTGGACGGCCAGGAACGCACGCTCACCTGCAACGATCTGGTCATCTGCGATGCCGAGCGCCCCGTGGCGCTGGCCGGGGTCATGGGGGGGCTTAATTCCGAAATATCTCCTGAAACCACCACGGTGCTGCTGGAGAGCGCCTGCTTCAAGCCGGCTTCCATCCGCACCACCAGTAAACGCCTTGGCCTGCACACGGAATCGTCCCACCGCTTCGAGCGCGGCATAGACGTCGAAGGGGTCTCCTTCGCCCTTGACCGTGCTGCCTCACTGATCGCCTGTTTGGCCGGCGGCACCGTTTCAAAGGGGGCACTGGACGTCTATCCCGGAAGGGTCGAACCGGTGGCCATAACCCTGCGCCCTGAGCGGGCAAACGCCCTGATCGGGATTTCGCTCCCCACCGAGGAGATCGTCCGCATCCTCACTAACCTGCGTTTTTCGGTGCGGACTCTGGCCGACGGAAACCTGGAAGTGCTGGCACCCAGCTACCGGGTGGACATCGAGCGCGAGATCGACCTGGTGGAGGAGATCGCCCGGCTGAACGGCTTTGACCGCATACCAACCAGCATGCCCCTGGCCCGGGTCGGTTCCGACCGCCCCACGCTCCATCAGAGCCTGCAGCGCAGCGTGCGCGACGCCCTGGTGTCCCTCGGCCTGCATGAGATCATCAACTACAGCTTCACCGACCCTGGCGCTGCCGACCGGCTGCTGCTTTCTGCCGATGATCCCCGTCGCACGGTCATCAGTCTGGCCAATCCGCTGGTGGAGGAACAGTCGGTTATGCGCACCACCCTGCTCCCCGGTCTTCTGGAGACGGTCAGTCGCAACAGCAAGTTCCGCTCGCTGGACCTGCGCTTCTTCGAGATGCGCCGGGTCTATCTGCCCCGGGCCGGCGAGGAGATGCCCCAGGAGCCGATCCGCATCGCCGCTGCTCTGACCGGCTCCCGGGAACGGGAGGGATGGTGCCATGGGGCGGAAGCGGTGGATTTCTACGACGCCAAGGGGATCGTGGAAAACATCCTGGAACTGCTCCACATCGAGGGGGCCAAGTGGGTTGCCGATACCCCCGAGCCGTACTTTCACCCCGGTAAGTCCTGCAGCATCGTGGTCGGCAGGGAGCGCATCGGCGCCCTGGGAGAGATTCATCCCGCCGTACAGGAGGCCTTTGACCTGGACAGGCCGATCTACTGTTTTGAGCTGGATTTTGAAAAGCTGGTTAGTTGCTGCCGCGGGAAGGCCGCCATTACCGTGCCGTCACGCTTCCCCGACAGCACGCGTGACATGGCCCTGCTGGTTCCCGAAGAGGTCCCGGCGGATCGGATCATCGACTGCGTCAAGGGAGTCAAGGCAAGGGAGATCGAGCAGGTGGAGATATTCGACGTCTATCGTGGCAGCGGTATTCCCGATGGGTTCAAGAGCATCGCCATTCGCATCCGTTATCGCTCCTTCGAGCGGACCCTGCTGGATGAGGAGATCGCAGCCATCCATGCCAAGGTACGCGACAGTCTCGTTAATAAGGTAAACGTATCAATAAGATAA
- the pheS gene encoding phenylalanine--tRNA ligase subunit alpha, whose product MREQLEQLRCEAFQAIADASTGEALQNIRIKYLGRKGAMTALMKGLGALSAEERPVVGQMVNSIRDEIESGIEAGLFAARERARDEKLRSERIDVTLPGRRPGCGSKHPITLVIEEVCDIFAGLGFSVAEGPEIEHDWYNFEALNFPPEHPARDMQDTFFVDNNLLLRTHTSPVQIRTMLKRKPPLRIIAPGTVYRCDSDATHSPMFHQIEGLMVDQGVSFGDLKGILTIFTNQLFGQKTGVRLRPSFFPFTEPSAEVDIACVICGGKGCRVCKNSGWLEILGAGMVDPEVYRHVGYDAEAVSGFAFGMGIERIAMLKYGISDMRLLFENDVRFLRQF is encoded by the coding sequence ATGCGGGAACAGCTTGAACAATTGAGATGCGAAGCGTTTCAGGCCATCGCCGATGCTTCCACCGGAGAAGCGCTTCAGAACATCAGGATAAAGTACCTGGGGCGCAAGGGCGCCATGACCGCCCTCATGAAGGGCCTGGGCGCCCTGTCGGCCGAGGAACGTCCGGTTGTGGGCCAGATGGTCAACAGCATCAGGGACGAGATCGAATCCGGTATCGAGGCCGGCCTGTTCGCGGCGCGCGAACGCGCCCGGGACGAGAAGCTGCGCTCGGAACGCATCGACGTCACCCTTCCGGGACGTCGCCCGGGGTGCGGCAGCAAACACCCCATCACCCTGGTGATCGAGGAGGTCTGCGACATCTTCGCCGGCCTGGGTTTCTCCGTCGCCGAGGGGCCGGAGATCGAACACGACTGGTATAATTTCGAGGCGCTTAACTTTCCGCCCGAACACCCGGCCAGGGACATGCAGGATACCTTCTTCGTGGACAACAACCTGCTGTTGCGCACCCACACCTCTCCGGTGCAGATCCGTACCATGCTGAAACGCAAGCCGCCTCTGCGCATTATCGCGCCCGGAACGGTGTACCGCTGCGACTCCGACGCCACCCATTCGCCCATGTTTCACCAGATCGAGGGGCTGATGGTGGATCAGGGGGTCAGTTTTGGTGACCTGAAGGGTATCCTGACCATCTTTACCAACCAGCTCTTCGGCCAGAAGACCGGCGTGCGGCTGCGACCCAGCTTCTTTCCCTTTACCGAGCCGTCGGCCGAGGTGGACATCGCCTGCGTCATCTGTGGCGGCAAGGGATGTCGGGTCTGCAAGAACAGCGGCTGGCTGGAGATCCTTGGCGCCGGCATGGTCGACCCCGAGGTCTACCGCCACGTGGGCTACGATGCCGAGGCTGTGTCCGGTTTTGCCTTTGGCATGGGCATCGAGCGCATCGCCATGCTGAAATACGGAATCAGCGACATGCGCCTGCTCTTCGAGAACGACGTGCGGTTCCTGCGCCAGTTCTAA
- the rplT gene encoding 50S ribosomal protein L20 yields the protein MARVKRGFKARRRRNKVLKLAKGYRGARSKLFRSATEAVDRALNYAFRDRRVKKRDFRSLWITRINAASRLNGLSYSKFIFGLKKANVEIDRKVLADIAVSDPKGFSEIAGVARASI from the coding sequence ATGGCACGTGTAAAAAGAGGTTTCAAAGCGAGACGCAGGCGCAACAAGGTACTCAAGCTTGCCAAGGGGTATCGTGGCGCCAGGAGCAAACTCTTCCGCAGCGCGACCGAGGCCGTTGACCGCGCGCTCAACTATGCATTTCGCGACCGTCGCGTAAAGAAACGCGATTTCCGCAGCCTGTGGATCACCCGTATCAACGCCGCGTCGCGGCTTAATGGGCTGTCCTACAGCAAGTTTATCTTCGGCCTGAAAAAGGCCAATGTGGAGATCGACCGCAAGGTGCTTGCCGATATCGCCGTCTCCGATCCCAAGGGATTCTCGGAAATCGCCGGGGTTGCCAGAGCCAGCATCTAG
- the rpmI gene encoding 50S ribosomal protein L35 — protein sequence MPKIKTNRGAAKRFRKSASGRVKRGNAFTSHILTHKTRKNKRNLRGTSMVSDVDQKNISRLIPYK from the coding sequence ATGCCGAAAATCAAGACGAACCGCGGCGCTGCCAAGCGCTTCAGAAAATCAGCATCCGGCCGTGTCAAGCGCGGTAATGCCTTTACCAGCCACATCCTGACCCACAAGACCCGTAAGAACAAACGCAACCTGCGTGGTACTTCCATGGTGTCCGATGTGGACCAGAAGAATATTTCACGTCTCATCCCGTACAAGTAA
- the infC gene encoding translation initiation factor IF-3 produces MAKPTVNINNAIRAAEVRVIGPDNEQLGVISLSKARELAEQQQLDLVEVSPTATPPVCRIMDYGKFKYQQSKKQQESRKKQAHVEVKEIKLRPKTDDHDLMFKVKHVRRFLEEGNKAKVTLVFRGREITHMDIGRAVIQRFAAELEDIAIIETQPRVDGRNMYMIVAPKIKK; encoded by the coding sequence ATAGCAAAACCGACCGTAAACATCAATAATGCCATCCGAGCAGCGGAAGTCAGGGTGATCGGCCCCGATAACGAACAGCTCGGTGTGATTTCCCTGTCAAAGGCACGTGAACTTGCCGAGCAGCAGCAACTGGACCTTGTTGAGGTGTCACCCACCGCGACTCCTCCGGTCTGCCGCATCATGGACTACGGCAAGTTCAAGTACCAGCAGAGCAAGAAGCAGCAGGAATCCCGAAAAAAGCAGGCCCATGTGGAGGTCAAGGAGATTAAGTTGCGTCCCAAGACCGATGACCACGACCTCATGTTCAAGGTCAAGCATGTGCGGCGTTTTCTGGAAGAGGGGAACAAAGCCAAGGTGACCCTGGTGTTTCGTGGCAGGGAGATCACCCACATGGACATCGGTCGAGCCGTGATTCAGCGCTTTGCCGCCGAACTGGAAGATATCGCCATTATCGAAACCCAGCCACGGGTCGATGGCCGCAATATGTACATGATCGTGGCCCCCAAGATCAAAAAATAA